One genomic region from Syngnathus typhle isolate RoL2023-S1 ecotype Sweden linkage group LG17, RoL_Styp_1.0, whole genome shotgun sequence encodes:
- the nudt9 gene encoding ADP-ribose pyrophosphatase, mitochondrial isoform X2 — MRCVIIWAVIPCSVGHPFRLNPSLALISSSCSNCSKSVCTMRASAHIKSRCPEYPASQIKRFPVSDSQVDWSQNFPGYEPINYTHPSVAKKPIWADPEIGLFSPQFNALDGSVDRRSFEGCYKVEDGKPLNPHGRTGMIGRGLLGRWGPNHAADPIVTRWKVDAKGEKILHHVSKKPILQFVSIKRKDCGEWAIPGGMVDPGEQVSLALQREFSEEALNSLGVPPLEKSKIHERITQLFKSSGFEVFKGYVDDPRNTDNAWMETVAVNFHDENGNSVSELPLQAGDDAGQVQWVDVDTSFPLYASHSHLLELVAKERKSHW; from the exons atgagATGTGTTATTATTTG GGCTGTCATCCCCTGCTCAGTTGGCCATCCTTTCAGACTCAATCCATCACTCGCTCTCATCAGTTCAAGTTGTTCCAACTGCTCCAAGAGTGTCTGCACAATGAGAGCTTCTGCACACATAAAGTCCAGATGCCCCGAGTACCCAGCCTCCCAAATCAAGCGCTTCCCAGTGAGTGATTCTCAGGTGGACTGGAGTCAGAACTTCCCAGGATATGAGCCAATCAACTATACTCATCCTTCTGTGGCGAAAAAGCCAATATGGGCAGATCCTGAAATTGG TTTATTCTCTCCACAGTTCAATGCTTTGGATGGGTCCGTGGACAGAAGAAGCTTTGAGGGCTGCTACAAAGTGGAAGATGGAAAGCCACT AAATCCTCATGGACGCACGGGGATGATCGGTAGAGGTTTGCTAGGCCGATGGGGACCCAATCATGCTGCAGATCCTATTGTCACAAg ATGGAAAGTAGATGCCAAAGGAGAAAAGATTCTTCACCATGTCTCCAAAAAGCCCATCCTGCAATTTGTATCCATCAAGAGAAAAGATTGCGGGGAGTGGGCCATTCCAGGC ggGATGGTAGATCCAGGGGAGCAGGTTTCTCTCGCACTTCAGCGGGAGTTTTCTGAAGAGGCTTTGAATTCGCTGGGAGTACCGCCATTAGAAAAATCAAAAATTCATGAGCGCATCACCCAACTCTTCAAATCATCCGGTTTTGAG GTCTTTAAGGGATATGTAGATGACCCAAGAAACACTGATAATGCTTGGATGGAGACTGTTGCGGTCAACTTCCATGATGAAAATG GCAACAGTGTGAGCGAGCTGCCGTTGCAAGCTGGCGATGACGCAGGCCAAGTACAGTGGGTTGATGTGGACACGTCCTTCCCACTCTATGCGAGCCATTCTCATTTACTGGAGCTTGTTGCCAAAGAGAGGAAATCCCACTGGTAG
- the ypel3 gene encoding protein yippee-like 3 has protein sequence MVKLTKAKTFQAYLDSCHRRYSCVHCRAHLANHDDLISKSFQGSQGRAYLFNSVVNIGCGPAEERLLLTGLHAVADIYCENCHTTLGWKYEQAFELSQKYKEGKYIIELSHMIKDNGWD, from the exons ATGGTGAAGCTGACAAAAGCCAAGACGTTCCAGGCTTACCTGGACTCTTGTCACCGCCGCTACAGCTGTGTGCACTGCCGCGCCCATCTAGCCAACCATGATGATCTAATCTCGAAG TCGTTCCAAGGAAGTCAAGGCAGAGCATACCTCTTCAACTCTGT GGTGAACATCGGCTGCGGTCCtgcagaggagaggctgctgctCACGGGACTTCACGCAGTGGCTGATATCTACTGTGAAAACTGTCACACTACCCTGGGCTGGAAATAT GAACAAGCCTTTGAATTGAGTCAGAAGTACAAGGAAGGAAAGTACATCATCGAGCTGTCCCACATGATAAAAGACAACGGCTGGGACTGA
- the nudt9 gene encoding ADP-ribose pyrophosphatase, mitochondrial isoform X3, protein MVAYNRAVIPCSVGHPFRLNPSLALISSSCSNCSKSVCTMRASAHIKSRCPEYPASQIKRFPVSDSQVDWSQNFPGYEPINYTHPSVAKKPIWADPEIGLFSPQFNALDGSVDRRSFEGCYKVEDGKPLNPHGRTGMIGRGLLGRWGPNHAADPIVTRWKVDAKGEKILHHVSKKPILQFVSIKRKDCGEWAIPGGMVDPGEQVSLALQREFSEEALNSLGVPPLEKSKIHERITQLFKSSGFEVFKGYVDDPRNTDNAWMETVAVNFHDENGNSVSELPLQAGDDAGQVQWVDVDTSFPLYASHSHLLELVAKERKSHW, encoded by the exons ATGGTTGCATACAATCG GGCTGTCATCCCCTGCTCAGTTGGCCATCCTTTCAGACTCAATCCATCACTCGCTCTCATCAGTTCAAGTTGTTCCAACTGCTCCAAGAGTGTCTGCACAATGAGAGCTTCTGCACACATAAAGTCCAGATGCCCCGAGTACCCAGCCTCCCAAATCAAGCGCTTCCCAGTGAGTGATTCTCAGGTGGACTGGAGTCAGAACTTCCCAGGATATGAGCCAATCAACTATACTCATCCTTCTGTGGCGAAAAAGCCAATATGGGCAGATCCTGAAATTGG TTTATTCTCTCCACAGTTCAATGCTTTGGATGGGTCCGTGGACAGAAGAAGCTTTGAGGGCTGCTACAAAGTGGAAGATGGAAAGCCACT AAATCCTCATGGACGCACGGGGATGATCGGTAGAGGTTTGCTAGGCCGATGGGGACCCAATCATGCTGCAGATCCTATTGTCACAAg ATGGAAAGTAGATGCCAAAGGAGAAAAGATTCTTCACCATGTCTCCAAAAAGCCCATCCTGCAATTTGTATCCATCAAGAGAAAAGATTGCGGGGAGTGGGCCATTCCAGGC ggGATGGTAGATCCAGGGGAGCAGGTTTCTCTCGCACTTCAGCGGGAGTTTTCTGAAGAGGCTTTGAATTCGCTGGGAGTACCGCCATTAGAAAAATCAAAAATTCATGAGCGCATCACCCAACTCTTCAAATCATCCGGTTTTGAG GTCTTTAAGGGATATGTAGATGACCCAAGAAACACTGATAATGCTTGGATGGAGACTGTTGCGGTCAACTTCCATGATGAAAATG GCAACAGTGTGAGCGAGCTGCCGTTGCAAGCTGGCGATGACGCAGGCCAAGTACAGTGGGTTGATGTGGACACGTCCTTCCCACTCTATGCGAGCCATTCTCATTTACTGGAGCTTGTTGCCAAAGAGAGGAAATCCCACTGGTAG
- the mapk3 gene encoding mitogen-activated protein kinase 3: MADSSSTAAVGAAASASNSATAAGAAGTVAHDGAPGATGQKPASESVKGQIFDVGPRYTNLSYIGEGAYGMVCSALDHVTNQRVAIKKISPFEHQTYCQRTLREIKILLRFNHENIIGINDILRARHIDNMRDVYIVQTLMETDLYKLLKSQKLSNDHVCYFLYQILRGLKYIHSANVLHRDLKPSNLLINTTCDLKICDFGLARIADPEHDHTGFLTEYVATRWYRAPEIMLNSKGYSKSIDIWSVGCILAEMLSNKPIFPGKHYLDQLNHILGVLGSPSQEDLNCIINMKARNYLQSLPEKPKIPWEKLFCRGDPKALDLLGRMLTFNPNKRISVEEALAHPYLEQYYDPTDEPVAEEPFTFTMELDDLPKEKLKELIFEETARFQETYQGS; this comes from the exons ATGGCGGATTCGAGCAGCACCGCAGCGGTCGGGGCCGCAGCGTCAGCCTCCAACAGCGCTACTGCTGCTGGGGCGGCTGGCACTGTTGCGCATGATGGAGCGCCGGGTGCTACGGGGCAGAAACCCGCGTCAGAGTCTGTGAAGGGCCAGATCTTCGACGTGGGGCCCCGCTACACCAACCTGTCTTACATCGGGGAGGGGGCATACGGAATGGTGTG CTCTGCCCTGGACCACGTGACCAACCAGCGCGTGGCCATCAAGAAAATCAGCCCTTTTGAACACCAGACCTACTGCCAGCGCACACTGAGGGAGATCAAGATCCTGCTGCGTTTCAACCATGAGAATATCATCGGCATCAATGACATTCTAAGAGCTCGCCACATCGACAACATGAGAGACGT TTACATTGTGCAGACGCTGATGGAGACAGACCTGTACAAGCTGCTGAAGAGCCAGAAGCTGAGCAACGACCACGTCTGCTATTTCCTCTACCAGATCCTGCGAGGACTCAAGTACATCCACTCTGCCAACGTGTTGCACCGGGACCTCAAGCCCTCCAACTTGCTTATCAACACCACTTGCGACCTCAAG ATTTGCGATTTTGGACTGGCACGGATCGCTGACCCTGAGCACGACCACACAGGATTCTTGACCGAGTACGTGGCTACGCGTTGGTATAGGGCTCCAGAAATCATGCTGAACTCAAAG GGCTACTCTAAGTCCATTGACATTTGGTCAGTGGGCTGCATCCTGGCTGAGATGTTATCAAACAAGCCCATCTTCCCTGGGAAGCATTACTTGGATCAGCTCAACCACATTCTGG GTGTCCTTGGCTCTCCATCCCAAGAAGATCTGAACTGCATCATTAACATGAAAGCCCGAAACTATCTGCAGTCCCTGCCTGAAAAACCCAAAATCCCCTGGGAGAAGCTTTTCTGCAGGGGCGACCCAAAag CTTTGGACCTGCTGGGCCGCATGTTGACCTTTAACCCCAACAAGCGTATCAGTGTTGAGGAGGCACTGGCTCATCCTTATCTGGAGCAGTACTACGACCCCACGGATGAG cCAGTGGCAGAAGAGCCCTTCACTTTCACCATGGAGTTGGATGACCTTCCCAAGGAGAAGCTGAAGGAACTCATATTTGAAGAGACGGCTCGCTTCCAGGAGACCTATCAGGGCTCCTGA
- the gdpd3a gene encoding lysophospholipase D GDPD3a isoform X2: MAQGTQMLELDCHLTRDGYVVVSHDENLLRQTGHDVSMSSVNIQDLPLYKEKLELTFYRGHYSSGSDREFTLLEDVFTKFPEMPISIEIKEDNSQLIEKVSELVKRYHREKITVWASVNSRILSKCRKTNGAMPYSFSLYRGVLLLFLFYTGLLPFVPLGESLLQFYLPRIFNRTFIPEKNILRSRLIVTLLEKVTMRKSLFKHLAARGIQVHLFVCNTDEDIRAAFEVGATGVMSDYPSRLSGYLLRNTQSN; the protein is encoded by the exons A TGGCTCAAGGAACGCAGATGTTGGAACTAGATTGTCACTTGACGCGGGACGGATATGTGGTTGTGTCACATGATGAGAATCTTTTGAGGCAGACGGGTCATGATGTCAGCATGTCTTCAGTCAACATTCAG GATTTACCCTTGTACAAGGAAAAGCTCGAGTTGACATTTTATCGAG GTCACTACAGCAGTGGTTCCGACAGGGAATTTACTTTGCTGGAGGATGTGTTTACAAAGTTCCCAGAGATGCCAATCAGCATTGAGATTAAAGAGGACAACAGCCAGTTGATAGAAAAG GTATCTGAGCTGGTCAAACGCTATCATAGAGAAAAGATCACCGTCTGGGCATCTGTGAATTCAAGAATTTTGAGCAAATGCCGCAAAACg AATGGAGCCATGCCGTATAGCTTTTCTTTATATCGAGGTGTGCTCCTGCTGTTTCTCTTCTATACTGGCCTACTGCCCTTTGTTCCACTGGGAGAGAGTTTACTCCAGTTCTACTTGCCACGCATATTCAACAG AACGTTTATTCCtgagaaaaacattttgaggAGCAGATTGATCGTCACTTTATTAGAAAA AGTTACTATGAGGAAGAGTCTCTTTAAACATCTTGCAGCCCGTGGAATTCAG GTGCATTTGTTTGTGTGCAACACAGATGAAGACATAAGAGCGGCATTCGAAGTGGGGGCAACAGGGGTGATGAGTGACTATCCCTCCCGTCTGTCGGGCTACCTCCTCAGAAACACTCAGAGTAATTGA
- the si:ch211-11k18.4 gene encoding uncharacterized protein si:ch211-11k18.4, translating into MSGKSKSRSAANADLKSSGVSCDERILRDCHQLYTEPDSGLIAVAESVGVKLLPPRKKITVMLMGNHSAGKSSFINWYVEEHIQRTGVAIETQGFSFVTSGRKRESLTGNATLHLYPHFKPLQEFKGVAEYLSTEICTSRQKRFSLVTFVDSPGLVDGDMKYPFNVDEVVLWLGDLCDLILVFFDPMGQALCKRTLNIVEALNDKHGDRLRFYLSKADEAGGESDRQRVMMQIVQELCKRPGLNKCGFDMPTIYVPNPNKPSRCVNQIEEVCRTIDKTINQTVQNTLNSLEKDCDIISEAITDKITNDRQISIENRRARCKSCFLTLLGFCIPMTLLAVLLLGTLSKEVLEIALGSKGIEALSLYLVPAVRLFEAMPREQQIYGGGGMVLASFLLLIISRFSFRTQPTMSGKQKRQLQEKLDFVQEVAKTKKKKLYEDYLRQSVSDHDMN; encoded by the exons ATGTCTGGAAAAAGCAAAAGTAGGAGCGCAGCAAATGCGGACTTAAAATCTAGCGGTGTATCATGCGATGAGCGCATTTTGCGGGATTGTCATCAACTGTACACCGAACCCGACAGTG GTTTGATTGCTGTAGCTGAATCTGTGGGTGTAAAGTTGCTGCCCCCCAGGAAGAAAATTACTGTCATGCTGATGGGCAATCACTCTGCTGGGAAAAGCTCATTCATCAACTG GTATGTCGAAGAGCATATTCAGCGCACTGGTGTTGCTATCGAGACACAGGGATTTAGTTTTGTTACAAGTGGGCGAAAGAGAGAATCCCTCACA ggaaatGCCACCCTTCATTTATATCCCCACTTCAAGCCTCTGCAAGAGTTTAAAG GCGTAGCAGAGTATCTGAGCACAGAAATCTGCACGTCACGGCAGAAACGTTTCAGCCTGGTGACTTTTGTGGATTCGCCTGGGTTGGTAGATGGTGATATGAAGTATCCCTTTAACGTGGATGAAGTTGTCCTGTGGCTAG GTGATCTCTGTGACTTGATTCTGGTCTTCTTTGACCCGATGGGTCAGGCTCTCTGCAAACGTACCCTGAACATTGTGGAGGCCCTGAACGACAAACATGGAGATCGTCTACGTTTCTACCTCAGTAAGGCGGATGAGGCCGGGGGAGAGTCTGACAGACAG AGAGTAATGATGCAGATTGTCCAGGAGCTCTGCAAACGACCAGGACTGAACAAATGCGGTTTTGACATGCCCACCATCTACGTTCCTAATCCAAACAAG cCGAGCCGCTGTGTCAACCAGATTGAGGAGGTGTGTCGCACCATTGACAAGACCATCAATCAGACAGTTCAGAATACACTCAACTCTCTGGAAAAGGATTGTGACATCATTAGTGAAGCCATCACTGATAAAATAACCAATGACAG GCAGATCAGCATTGAGAACCGAAGGGCGCGCTGCAAGAGCTGTTTCCTGACGCTACTGGGCTTCTGCATCCCCATGACTCTTTTGGCTGTATTGCTACTGGGCACTCTGTCCAAGGAGGTTCTGGAGATAGCTTTGGGCAGCAAAGGAATCGAAGCCCTGTCTCTTTATTTG GTTCCCGCAGTACGTTTATTCGAAGCGATGCCTCGAGAACAGCAGATTTACGGCGGCGGTGGGATGGTCCTGGCCTCTTTCCTCCTACTCATTATTTCACGATTCTCTTTCAG GACTCAACCAACTATGTCAGGAAAGCAGAAAAGACAGTTGCAAGAGAAATTGGACTTTGTTCAGGAGGTGGCAAAGACCAAAAAG AAAAAGCTGTACGAAGATTATCTGCGGCAGAGTGTCAGCGATCATGACATGAATTAA
- the nudt9 gene encoding ADP-ribose pyrophosphatase, mitochondrial isoform X1, producing the protein MIRFVLRKNWIIPIRLALTILDFPYTVNTYGLRAVIPCSVGHPFRLNPSLALISSSCSNCSKSVCTMRASAHIKSRCPEYPASQIKRFPVSDSQVDWSQNFPGYEPINYTHPSVAKKPIWADPEIGLFSPQFNALDGSVDRRSFEGCYKVEDGKPLNPHGRTGMIGRGLLGRWGPNHAADPIVTRWKVDAKGEKILHHVSKKPILQFVSIKRKDCGEWAIPGGMVDPGEQVSLALQREFSEEALNSLGVPPLEKSKIHERITQLFKSSGFEVFKGYVDDPRNTDNAWMETVAVNFHDENGNSVSELPLQAGDDAGQVQWVDVDTSFPLYASHSHLLELVAKERKSHW; encoded by the exons ATGATACGTTTTGTACTGCGAAAAAACTGGATTATCCCGATTCGTTTAGCGCTCACCATTTTGGACTTCCCGTATACAGTCAACACTTACGGACTCAG GGCTGTCATCCCCTGCTCAGTTGGCCATCCTTTCAGACTCAATCCATCACTCGCTCTCATCAGTTCAAGTTGTTCCAACTGCTCCAAGAGTGTCTGCACAATGAGAGCTTCTGCACACATAAAGTCCAGATGCCCCGAGTACCCAGCCTCCCAAATCAAGCGCTTCCCAGTGAGTGATTCTCAGGTGGACTGGAGTCAGAACTTCCCAGGATATGAGCCAATCAACTATACTCATCCTTCTGTGGCGAAAAAGCCAATATGGGCAGATCCTGAAATTGG TTTATTCTCTCCACAGTTCAATGCTTTGGATGGGTCCGTGGACAGAAGAAGCTTTGAGGGCTGCTACAAAGTGGAAGATGGAAAGCCACT AAATCCTCATGGACGCACGGGGATGATCGGTAGAGGTTTGCTAGGCCGATGGGGACCCAATCATGCTGCAGATCCTATTGTCACAAg ATGGAAAGTAGATGCCAAAGGAGAAAAGATTCTTCACCATGTCTCCAAAAAGCCCATCCTGCAATTTGTATCCATCAAGAGAAAAGATTGCGGGGAGTGGGCCATTCCAGGC ggGATGGTAGATCCAGGGGAGCAGGTTTCTCTCGCACTTCAGCGGGAGTTTTCTGAAGAGGCTTTGAATTCGCTGGGAGTACCGCCATTAGAAAAATCAAAAATTCATGAGCGCATCACCCAACTCTTCAAATCATCCGGTTTTGAG GTCTTTAAGGGATATGTAGATGACCCAAGAAACACTGATAATGCTTGGATGGAGACTGTTGCGGTCAACTTCCATGATGAAAATG GCAACAGTGTGAGCGAGCTGCCGTTGCAAGCTGGCGATGACGCAGGCCAAGTACAGTGGGTTGATGTGGACACGTCCTTCCCACTCTATGCGAGCCATTCTCATTTACTGGAGCTTGTTGCCAAAGAGAGGAAATCCCACTGGTAG
- the gdpd3a gene encoding lysophospholipase D GDPD3a isoform X1 yields MSCFWCVVLPALGGYTLTSLYLLKNPQILHKRKCTSFYCTHISHRGGCGERIESTMEAFSHAVAQGTQMLELDCHLTRDGYVVVSHDENLLRQTGHDVSMSSVNIQDLPLYKEKLELTFYRGHYSSGSDREFTLLEDVFTKFPEMPISIEIKEDNSQLIEKVSELVKRYHREKITVWASVNSRILSKCRKTNGAMPYSFSLYRGVLLLFLFYTGLLPFVPLGESLLQFYLPRIFNRTFIPEKNILRSRLIVTLLEKVTMRKSLFKHLAARGIQVHLFVCNTDEDIRAAFEVGATGVMSDYPSRLSGYLLRNTQSN; encoded by the exons ATGAGCTGTTTTTGGTGTGTCGTTCTCCCGGCGTTGGGTGGGTACACCCTTACCTCGCTCTACCTGCTGAAGAACCCTCAAATTCTTCATAAGAGAAAATGCACAAGCTTCTATTGTACACACATTTCCCACAGAGGAG GATGCGGTGAGCGGATAGAAAGCACCATGGAGGCCTTCAGTCA CGCAGTGGCTCAAGGAACGCAGATGTTGGAACTAGATTGTCACTTGACGCGGGACGGATATGTGGTTGTGTCACATGATGAGAATCTTTTGAGGCAGACGGGTCATGATGTCAGCATGTCTTCAGTCAACATTCAG GATTTACCCTTGTACAAGGAAAAGCTCGAGTTGACATTTTATCGAG GTCACTACAGCAGTGGTTCCGACAGGGAATTTACTTTGCTGGAGGATGTGTTTACAAAGTTCCCAGAGATGCCAATCAGCATTGAGATTAAAGAGGACAACAGCCAGTTGATAGAAAAG GTATCTGAGCTGGTCAAACGCTATCATAGAGAAAAGATCACCGTCTGGGCATCTGTGAATTCAAGAATTTTGAGCAAATGCCGCAAAACg AATGGAGCCATGCCGTATAGCTTTTCTTTATATCGAGGTGTGCTCCTGCTGTTTCTCTTCTATACTGGCCTACTGCCCTTTGTTCCACTGGGAGAGAGTTTACTCCAGTTCTACTTGCCACGCATATTCAACAG AACGTTTATTCCtgagaaaaacattttgaggAGCAGATTGATCGTCACTTTATTAGAAAA AGTTACTATGAGGAAGAGTCTCTTTAAACATCTTGCAGCCCGTGGAATTCAG GTGCATTTGTTTGTGTGCAACACAGATGAAGACATAAGAGCGGCATTCGAAGTGGGGGCAACAGGGGTGATGAGTGACTATCCCTCCCGTCTGTCGGGCTACCTCCTCAGAAACACTCAGAGTAATTGA